The following proteins come from a genomic window of Labrys wisconsinensis:
- the copC gene encoding copper homeostasis periplasmic binding protein CopC: MRSISRLKTAASAAILGLGLTGQALAHAHLTSAVPAENGTVATVPTELDLKFSEELNLKFTGVKVTGPDKKAVATGAASLASGDETGLVVPISATLAPGKYIVAWHALSKDGHKTHGTYSFTVKP, translated from the coding sequence ATGCGCAGCATCTCGCGTCTCAAGACCGCCGCCTCGGCGGCAATCCTCGGCCTCGGCCTCACCGGCCAGGCTCTCGCCCATGCCCATCTGACCTCGGCGGTTCCGGCCGAGAACGGCACGGTCGCGACGGTGCCGACGGAACTGGACCTGAAGTTCTCCGAGGAGCTGAACCTCAAGTTCACCGGCGTGAAGGTCACCGGCCCCGACAAGAAGGCGGTCGCCACCGGTGCGGCCTCGCTCGCCTCCGGCGACGAGACCGGCCTGGTGGTGCCGATCTCCGCGACCCTGGCGCCGGGCAAGTACATCGTCGCCTGGCACGCGCTCTCGAAGGACGGCCACAAGACCCACGGCACCTACAGCTTCACCGTCAAGCCCTGA
- a CDS encoding PepSY-associated TM helix domain-containing protein yields the protein MSNPVPADAAPAVSPARLSLQRAIWRWHFYAGLLSVPFMVLLAVTGSIYLFKDEINTTIFAHRTVVADPGTPALAPSVLAANALAAVPGSTLVSFIDPVTRASSAVVTARDAAGRHLVYLDPYTGTVLDTLRSDREPMWLVRKIHSLELFGTIANRLIEAVGGFAIILVMTGIYLWWPRGQSGGVVTLRGSPARRVWWRDLHAVTGAVAGVLILVLAASGLPWSGFWGRTLNSVATQAGVGYPAQLWDDVPLSTLPTEAVLSKPGWTVENAPVPMSTAAAPAEPIGLDRAVAVARGLGITPGFEMAVPGDETGVYTAAVYPHDLSKQRLIHIDQYSARPLVDLSFPDYGAVGKAIEFGINVHMGQEWGLANQLLMLAACLAIILASVSALVMWWKRRPAGKVGVPPYPADPRVYRALWAVAVALGLAFPITGLAILAMVGFDLLVIRAVPPLRRAFA from the coding sequence ATGTCGAATCCGGTCCCCGCGGATGCCGCCCCGGCGGTATCCCCCGCGCGCCTGTCGCTCCAGCGCGCCATCTGGCGCTGGCACTTCTATGCCGGCCTGCTGAGCGTCCCGTTCATGGTCCTGCTCGCCGTGACGGGCTCGATCTACCTGTTCAAGGACGAGATCAACACCACGATCTTCGCCCATCGGACCGTCGTCGCCGACCCGGGAACGCCGGCCCTGGCGCCGAGCGTCCTGGCGGCGAATGCGCTGGCGGCCGTGCCCGGCTCCACGCTGGTCTCCTTCATCGATCCGGTGACGCGCGCATCCTCCGCCGTGGTCACCGCCAGGGACGCGGCCGGCAGACACCTCGTCTATCTCGATCCCTACACGGGAACGGTGCTCGACACCTTGCGCAGCGACCGCGAGCCGATGTGGCTCGTCCGCAAGATCCACAGCCTGGAGCTGTTCGGCACCATCGCCAACCGCCTGATCGAAGCGGTCGGAGGCTTTGCCATCATCCTGGTGATGACCGGGATCTATCTGTGGTGGCCGCGCGGCCAGTCCGGCGGCGTCGTCACGCTGCGCGGCTCGCCGGCGCGGCGCGTCTGGTGGCGGGACCTCCACGCCGTCACCGGCGCCGTCGCCGGGGTGCTGATCCTGGTCCTGGCCGCCTCGGGCCTGCCCTGGTCCGGCTTCTGGGGCAGGACGCTGAACAGCGTCGCCACGCAGGCCGGCGTCGGCTATCCCGCGCAGCTCTGGGACGACGTCCCGCTGTCGACGCTCCCGACCGAAGCGGTGCTGAGCAAGCCGGGCTGGACGGTCGAGAATGCCCCCGTGCCGATGTCGACGGCCGCCGCCCCGGCAGAGCCGATCGGGCTGGACCGCGCGGTCGCCGTCGCCCGCGGGCTCGGCATCACGCCCGGCTTCGAGATGGCGGTGCCGGGCGACGAGACCGGGGTCTACACCGCCGCCGTCTATCCGCACGACCTGTCGAAGCAGCGGCTGATCCATATCGATCAATATTCGGCAAGGCCGCTCGTCGACCTCTCGTTCCCGGACTATGGCGCCGTCGGCAAGGCGATCGAGTTCGGCATCAACGTGCATATGGGCCAGGAATGGGGCCTCGCGAACCAGCTTCTCATGCTGGCGGCGTGCCTTGCCATCATCCTCGCCTCGGTCTCGGCCTTGGTGATGTGGTGGAAGCGGCGCCCGGCCGGCAAGGTCGGCGTGCCGCCCTACCCTGCCGACCCGCGCGTCTATCGGGCGCTGTGGGCGGTCGCCGTCGCGCTCGGCCTCGCCTTTCCCATCACCGGCCTCGCCATCCTCGCGATGGTCGGCTTCGACCTCCTGGTCATCCGCGCCGTGCCGCCGCTGCGGCGCGCCTTCGCCTGA